The following are from one region of the Arthrobacter sp. TMP15 genome:
- a CDS encoding SDR family oxidoreductase — translation MSASSNPTENSSNNQQQRTYVITGAGSGIGLATTNLLRERGARVVGVDLRGADVEADLSTAAGRKEAAELALTAADGKIDAVIACAGISAPIPLTVSVNFFGVTEFLQHLAPALAKSASPRAVVVSSMASLQPNSPELVEAQLAGDEEKAVAIGATLAASGPEAGYLNYPSSKRALSRWVRRESITPTWAGAGIPLNAVAPGTVISPMTEQLLATEEGRTMVDSHVPMPLNYHSEAIVISKLLAWLTSEENTHTTGQTIYTDGGADASLRGDNIWD, via the coding sequence ATGAGTGCTTCATCCAACCCCACAGAGAACTCCAGCAACAATCAGCAGCAACGTACCTACGTCATCACCGGTGCCGGCTCAGGCATTGGACTTGCAACAACCAATCTCCTGCGCGAACGTGGCGCCCGCGTAGTGGGAGTTGACCTCCGCGGTGCCGATGTTGAAGCAGATCTCAGCACAGCGGCCGGACGAAAAGAAGCCGCAGAGTTGGCCCTCACGGCAGCTGACGGGAAAATCGACGCCGTCATTGCCTGCGCCGGGATCTCCGCACCCATCCCGCTGACAGTAAGCGTCAATTTTTTCGGTGTCACGGAGTTTCTTCAGCACCTGGCACCTGCCCTGGCAAAAAGCGCAAGCCCGCGTGCCGTCGTCGTCAGTTCCATGGCTTCTTTGCAGCCCAACTCCCCGGAACTGGTGGAAGCACAGCTCGCCGGTGATGAAGAAAAAGCGGTGGCTATTGGCGCCACGCTGGCTGCCTCGGGCCCGGAGGCCGGCTACCTGAACTATCCCTCGAGTAAGCGGGCACTGAGCCGCTGGGTGCGGCGGGAATCCATCACACCCACCTGGGCCGGGGCTGGTATTCCGTTGAACGCGGTAGCACCAGGGACTGTCATCTCGCCCATGACGGAACAGCTCCTCGCTACTGAAGAAGGCCGGACAATGGTGGACTCCCATGTTCCCATGCCGCTGAACTACCATTCAGAAGCCATTGTCATCTCCAAGCTGCTGGCCTGGCTGACAAGCGAAGAAAACACCCACACAACAGGACAAACCATCTACACCGATGGCGGAGCAGATGCTTCACTGCGCGGGGACAACATCTGGGACTAG
- a CDS encoding glycerate kinase has translation MRIILAPDKFKGSLSAPEVAKYLAAGLRSAHAGLEIDLMPVADGGEGTIDAVVASGFTRVSALVQGPTGQPVTADYAVDGKVAVIEMAAASGLAVLHNGQLSPLAATTYGTGQLVSSAMDHGCTEIVLGVGGSASTDGGSGMLAALGATFKDAAGQHLPPGGGALSQVTNIDLTGLDPRMGAVTFTLASDVDNPLLGPDGAATIFGPQKGATTAHVEHLEKSLERYFRIMANALGTAAVDAIDAPGSGAAGGTGYAALAVLCAKRRPGIEVILGLTGLAEKMGSADLVITGEGSLDEQSLFGKAPMGVATAARAAGVPVVAVCGRTTLSPEILANAGFAHSYALTDIEADTDVCMKNAGALLTEIGALIGTRLAQTGKEEENSYV, from the coding sequence ATGCGCATCATCCTCGCCCCCGACAAGTTCAAGGGTTCCCTTTCAGCCCCGGAGGTTGCCAAGTATTTGGCGGCCGGCCTGCGCAGCGCGCACGCCGGGCTGGAGATTGATCTCATGCCCGTAGCCGACGGCGGCGAGGGTACCATCGACGCCGTGGTTGCCTCCGGCTTTACCCGGGTCAGCGCTCTGGTGCAAGGGCCCACGGGCCAACCGGTCACGGCCGACTACGCCGTCGACGGCAAAGTGGCTGTGATTGAAATGGCGGCAGCTTCCGGGCTCGCTGTTTTGCACAATGGCCAACTCTCCCCGTTGGCCGCAACTACCTATGGCACCGGCCAGTTGGTCTCCTCCGCCATGGATCATGGCTGTACGGAGATTGTGCTCGGTGTCGGTGGAAGCGCGTCAACTGACGGCGGCTCAGGGATGCTTGCGGCGCTGGGAGCAACATTTAAGGACGCCGCCGGGCAGCATTTGCCGCCCGGCGGCGGGGCCCTGTCCCAGGTCACCAACATTGATCTCACCGGACTTGACCCACGCATGGGAGCCGTTACTTTCACATTAGCCAGCGACGTGGACAACCCACTGCTGGGACCAGACGGTGCGGCAACAATTTTTGGTCCGCAAAAGGGAGCCACCACCGCCCATGTGGAACATTTGGAAAAGTCCTTAGAGCGCTACTTCCGTATCATGGCCAATGCCCTTGGCACAGCGGCTGTAGACGCCATCGACGCACCCGGCTCAGGTGCAGCTGGTGGCACTGGCTACGCCGCACTTGCGGTACTCTGCGCCAAACGCCGCCCTGGCATAGAGGTGATTCTGGGTTTGACCGGATTAGCCGAAAAAATGGGCAGCGCCGATCTTGTCATTACAGGCGAGGGTAGCCTTGATGAACAAAGCCTCTTTGGCAAGGCGCCCATGGGCGTAGCAACCGCGGCCCGCGCCGCGGGCGTTCCCGTTGTTGCCGTGTGCGGGCGCACCACCTTGTCGCCGGAGATTTTGGCCAATGCCGGCTTTGCCCACAGCTACGCGCTGACGGACATTGAAGCCGACACGGACGTTTGCATGAAAAACGCAGGGGCCCTGCTGACTGAAATTGGTGCCTTGATTGGCACCCGACTTGCCCAAACAGGTAAGGAAGAGGAGAACTCGTATGTCTAA
- the sucB gene encoding 2-oxoglutarate dehydrogenase, E2 component, dihydrolipoamide succinyltransferase, producing the protein MTESVLLPALGESVTEGTVTRWLKVVGDTVSIDDPLVEVSTDKVDTEIPSPFEGILQSIVVAEDEVAEVGSVLAIIGSADSTPSTDSGTAPAAEPVATPAAAPVATPAAGPPADRDSLGGFPANRPRTASASLTPPAETQAPPALAGSATYVTPLVRKLARQHGVDLATVSGTGVGSRIRRSDVTAAAAAASPPEPSAAVVPPAPTQVPKNAPVAGAPASANLRGTVVKAPRIRSVIAKRMRESLDTSTQLTQVHEVDVSAIVRLRARAKESFAAANGVNLTYLPFIAQAVAEALKVHPMLNASFDEAAGNITYHDGEHLAFAVDAPKGLLVPVVRNAGTLNLAGLAAGIADVAARTRDGSITADELSGGTFSITNIGSVGALFDTPIINAPQVGILGVGAIVKRAVVVTGPDGDDLLAIRHMMYLCLTYDHRLVDGADAGRFLQTVRMRLEGAAFQDDLGL; encoded by the coding sequence ATGACTGAGTCAGTGCTGCTGCCCGCTCTGGGCGAAAGCGTCACCGAAGGAACTGTTACCCGTTGGCTTAAAGTCGTGGGCGACACCGTCAGCATTGATGACCCGCTCGTGGAAGTCTCCACCGACAAAGTGGATACCGAAATTCCTTCACCGTTCGAAGGAATCCTGCAGAGCATCGTGGTGGCCGAGGACGAGGTTGCCGAAGTCGGATCCGTCCTTGCCATCATCGGCTCCGCGGATTCAACCCCTTCGACCGACTCCGGGACAGCACCGGCGGCTGAGCCAGTTGCAACCCCGGCGGCTGCGCCAGTTGCAACCCCGGCGGCGGGGCCCCCGGCGGACCGGGATTCCCTCGGCGGCTTTCCGGCCAATCGGCCGCGGACGGCCTCGGCCTCCCTGACGCCGCCTGCGGAAACCCAGGCTCCCCCGGCGTTGGCCGGATCAGCCACCTATGTCACTCCGCTGGTGCGCAAGCTGGCACGCCAGCACGGAGTTGACCTTGCCACGGTGAGCGGTACCGGCGTTGGTTCTCGCATTCGTCGCAGTGACGTTACAGCCGCTGCCGCTGCCGCTTCACCGCCTGAGCCAAGTGCCGCCGTCGTGCCTCCTGCGCCAACACAAGTACCTAAAAATGCACCAGTAGCTGGGGCTCCCGCGTCCGCAAATCTGCGTGGAACGGTAGTGAAGGCGCCACGGATTCGTTCTGTGATCGCCAAGCGCATGCGCGAATCCCTGGACACCTCCACGCAGCTCACACAGGTGCACGAGGTGGATGTCAGCGCCATTGTGCGATTGCGGGCGCGGGCAAAGGAGTCATTCGCTGCTGCCAATGGGGTGAATCTGACGTATTTGCCGTTCATTGCTCAGGCAGTGGCGGAGGCGCTGAAGGTTCATCCCATGCTCAACGCTTCCTTTGACGAGGCCGCTGGAAACATCACCTACCACGATGGTGAGCACCTCGCCTTCGCCGTGGATGCGCCTAAGGGTCTGCTGGTACCGGTGGTTCGCAACGCTGGAACGTTGAATTTGGCCGGTTTGGCAGCTGGTATTGCCGATGTTGCCGCCCGTACACGCGATGGTTCCATCACGGCCGATGAGCTCAGCGGTGGAACGTTCTCCATCACGAACATTGGTTCGGTGGGTGCACTCTTTGATACCCCCATCATCAACGCCCCGCAGGTGGGAATCTTAGGTGTTGGTGCCATTGTTAAACGTGCCGTGGTGGTCACGGGCCCGGACGGGGATGATCTTCTGGCTATCCGCCACATGATGTACCTGTGCCTGACCTACGACCACAGGCTCGTGGACGGGGCCGATGCGGGCCGCTTCCTTCAAACGGTCCGGATGCGTCTTGAGGGGGCCGCTTTCCAGGACGATCTGGGCTTGTAA
- the allB gene encoding allantoinase AllB, whose amino-acid sequence MSNIAGSDTNDGGYDLVIRGNRVLTTAGIAPREVGVRDGVVIALEPLGNNLQGREVIELADDETLIPGLVDSHVHVNEPGRTDWEGFASATRAAAAGGVTTIIDMPLNSIPATTNVDALELKRSVAQDQAFVDVGFWGGAIPGNISDLRGLHDDGVFGFKCFLLHSGVDEFPPLDPDEMEADMRELTGYDALMLVHAEDSRTIDRAPTAQGDQYSKFLASRPRGAENLAIAEVIERARWTGAKAHILHLSSSDALPMIASARRDGVKLTVETCPHYLTLMAEEIPDGGTAYKCCPPIREASNREKLWQGLRDGVIDCIVSDHSPSTLDLKDLENGDFAVAWGGVSSLQLGLSLIWTEARQRGIELEQVIHWMSTAPAELVQLHRKGKLAPGYDADFSIFAADDAFVVDVKKLKHKNPITPYDGRALSGVVRRTFLRGHELDGITPTGRLLRRGEITVERTVND is encoded by the coding sequence ATGTCTAATATTGCAGGAAGCGACACGAACGACGGCGGCTATGACCTCGTTATTCGCGGCAACCGGGTACTGACCACCGCCGGCATTGCCCCGCGTGAAGTGGGCGTCCGTGACGGTGTTGTCATTGCTTTGGAGCCGTTGGGGAACAACCTCCAGGGCAGGGAAGTCATTGAGCTAGCTGATGATGAAACGTTGATTCCCGGCTTGGTCGACAGCCATGTGCACGTCAATGAACCCGGACGCACCGACTGGGAAGGCTTTGCCTCAGCCACTCGTGCCGCCGCGGCAGGCGGGGTGACAACCATCATCGATATGCCCCTGAACTCCATTCCGGCCACCACCAACGTGGACGCCCTGGAACTCAAACGCAGCGTAGCGCAAGACCAGGCGTTTGTTGACGTTGGATTCTGGGGTGGCGCCATCCCCGGCAATATCTCAGACTTGCGCGGTTTGCACGACGACGGCGTGTTTGGTTTCAAGTGCTTCCTACTGCACTCTGGGGTGGATGAATTCCCGCCGCTGGATCCTGATGAGATGGAAGCGGACATGCGGGAGCTAACGGGGTACGACGCCCTTATGCTTGTCCATGCCGAAGACTCACGCACCATTGACCGTGCACCCACAGCCCAGGGCGATCAATACTCCAAGTTCCTGGCTTCGCGTCCGCGCGGCGCCGAGAACCTGGCCATTGCCGAGGTCATTGAACGTGCCCGCTGGACGGGCGCCAAGGCGCACATCTTGCACTTGAGCTCCTCAGATGCCTTGCCCATGATTGCCAGTGCCCGCCGCGACGGTGTGAAGCTGACCGTGGAAACGTGCCCGCATTACCTGACACTCATGGCAGAGGAAATCCCCGACGGGGGCACCGCTTATAAGTGCTGCCCGCCCATCCGGGAAGCCTCTAACCGGGAAAAGCTGTGGCAGGGACTGCGTGACGGCGTCATCGATTGCATCGTCTCAGACCACTCCCCCAGCACCCTGGATCTTAAGGACCTGGAAAACGGTGACTTTGCCGTGGCCTGGGGCGGAGTCTCCTCCCTCCAGTTGGGTCTGTCGCTGATCTGGACCGAGGCCCGCCAACGCGGTATTGAGTTGGAGCAGGTCATCCATTGGATGTCCACCGCTCCGGCGGAGCTTGTCCAACTGCACCGCAAGGGCAAACTGGCACCGGGATACGACGCCGACTTCTCCATTTTCGCCGCCGATGACGCGTTTGTGGTCGATGTGAAGAAGCTCAAGCACAAAAACCCCATCACCCCTTACGACGGGCGTGCGCTCTCCGGTGTTGTCAGGCGCACATTCCTGCGCGGTCATGAACTCGACGGCATCACCCCCACCGGCCGGCTGCTGCGCCGCGGCGAAATCACAGTGGAACGGACGGTAAATGACTGA